The segment ACCTTGTAGAAGAACTGAATCAGAAAATTGAACAAGGGACTTTAAGTTCTCTTCCTACGCTACAATTGGAAAGACAATCAGAATGATTTATTCTGTGTACTTATTATATAATTCAAGTTTCGCAAGTACTCAAATAATGTAATAAAAAAAGGCTAAAGAGTTTGATAATTCAATGATTATCACTATATTAATGTCGCCAAACAAACAATATAGCACCCTTTAGCCATGAACAAAAATAGACATATTATCGGTGAACTCCAAGAGTTTTTTGCAAACAATGACTCCAGCAAGGCAATAAACAGCATCTCAACCATTATGAACAGCATAAGAATACAAAGTAGAGTCATCGGGTCAATTAAGAATCCGAATTGCAAATTCACCTGTCTTCAGGTGTTGCAGTTGCTTGTTCTGTTCCCGTTCTTTTCAATTAAAAATGCAGCCAACTATTCGTCTTCTGCTTTGGGCAGGATGTTTGTCTGCCACAAAGATATGTTCTATCGTTTCATGAACGACGGCAACGTCAATTGGCGACGTATCATCTATTCGATTTTCAGGCAATTGTATTCACGTGTGAAACGCAGGACGACATTGAAGTCGGACATCAGGTGTGTCATCATCGATGATACAGACCTTCCAAAGACCGGATTCAAGACCGAGAAGATTGGCAAGGTATTCTCTCATACCCAAATGAAGTCTATACTTGGCTTCAAGGCAATGTTCCTCTGCTTTACGGATGGTGTATCCCAGTTTCTCCTTGACTTTTCTCTCCATGGAGAGGAGGGAAAACGAAGCGATAAGCCACAGGGGTTATCCAAGAAACAGACGGAGGCTCGCTATTGCAAGGAACACTCAGGGGATGAGCGTATTGCCAGGCGTAGCGCTGAGTATTTTGCAAGTAAGATTGAGACGGCCATCAGTATGCTCAAACGCTCAATCATAGAGGGTGTACGTTTCGATTATCTTCTTGTTGACAGCTGGTTTACCTGCTCTGAACTTTTGAAGTTCGTAGTCTCAAGGCACTTTGGATGCCACCTTATCGGAATGATAAAGATGGGCAAAACCAAGTATGAGACAGATCTTGGAAACAAGACAGCGCCTGAACTTATCAAGATTTTCCAGAAATCCAGGAACGTAAAGTATAGCCGCTCAATCGGTTACTACACAGCAACTGTATCTGCTAAAATCTCCGGCATTAAGGTCAGTCTGTTCTTTTACAGAAGAGGCAAGAAGGGCAACTGGAATGCTCTACTTACCTCTGACCTTAAACTTGATGCCAAAGAAGCCTTCAGACTTTATTCAAGAAGATGGGTTATCGAAGTGGCTCACAAAGAGATGAAGCAAAACCTGAAACTCGGAAAGAACCAGTGCAGAGACTTCGCCGGACAGATTGCAGGCATATCATTGTGCGTACTACAGTACAATATACTCAGTTATGTCAAACGCAATGAATCATACGAAACTATCGGAGGACTCTTTGCCGAAATTTCAAAGAACTCTGTCGAACTTTCAGTAGCAGAAAAAATCTGGCTGCTGATTGTAGAAGTTATAAACGTCATTGCCGAGGTACTTAACTGTGATGCAATGGTTCTGACTGAA is part of the Parabacteroides sp. AD58 genome and harbors:
- a CDS encoding IS4 family transposase — its product is MNKNRHIIGELQEFFANNDSSKAINSISTIMNSIRIQSRVIGSIKNPNCKFTCLQVLQLLVLFPFFSIKNAANYSSSALGRMFVCHKDMFYRFMNDGNVNWRRIIYSIFRQLYSRVKRRTTLKSDIRCVIIDDTDLPKTGFKTEKIGKVFSHTQMKSILGFKAMFLCFTDGVSQFLLDFSLHGEEGKRSDKPQGLSKKQTEARYCKEHSGDERIARRSAEYFASKIETAISMLKRSIIEGVRFDYLLVDSWFTCSELLKFVVSRHFGCHLIGMIKMGKTKYETDLGNKTAPELIKIFQKSRNVKYSRSIGYYTATVSAKISGIKVSLFFYRRGKKGNWNALLTSDLKLDAKEAFRLYSRRWVIEVAHKEMKQNLKLGKNQCRDFAGQIAGISLCVLQYNILSYVKRNESYETIGGLFAEISKNSVELSVAEKIWLLIVEVINVIAEVLNCDAMVLTEQVISNDKQIKAVKQAFDRLTPAA